In Micromonospora purpureochromogenes, a single window of DNA contains:
- a CDS encoding class I SAM-dependent methyltransferase, with product MTVAAYDAHADWYEEFASDTAADYMTRVRRQLADLLGPGHGRCLDLCCGTGAHAAELRRLGWEPVGVDLSGGQLRHARARLPVTRGDAAALPVADSALPAVACVLAHTDVPDYPAVIAEAARVLAPGGRFVHVGMHPCFIGPFADRSDPGRIVVDGGYAERERSFRVWSTHGVRARVGAWHVPLADLLNAVTAAGLTLTRTTESGSGPVPDLFALLAVKPGRG from the coding sequence ATGACGGTTGCCGCCTACGACGCCCACGCCGACTGGTACGAAGAGTTCGCCTCCGACACCGCCGCCGACTACATGACCCGGGTCCGCCGGCAGCTCGCCGACCTGCTCGGCCCCGGCCACGGCCGCTGCCTCGACCTATGCTGCGGCACCGGGGCGCACGCCGCCGAGCTGCGTCGACTGGGCTGGGAGCCGGTCGGCGTCGACCTTTCCGGCGGGCAGCTCCGGCACGCCCGCGCCCGGCTGCCGGTGACCCGGGGCGACGCCGCCGCGCTGCCGGTCGCCGACTCGGCGCTGCCGGCGGTGGCCTGCGTGCTCGCCCACACCGACGTGCCCGACTACCCGGCGGTGATCGCCGAGGCGGCCCGGGTGCTGGCGCCCGGCGGGCGCTTCGTCCACGTCGGGATGCACCCGTGCTTCATCGGCCCGTTCGCCGACCGGTCCGACCCCGGGCGGATCGTGGTCGACGGCGGCTACGCCGAGCGGGAACGCAGCTTCCGGGTCTGGTCGACGCACGGGGTGCGGGCCCGGGTCGGCGCCTGGCACGTACCCCTGGCCGACCTGCTCAACGCGGTCACCGCCGCCGGCCTCACGCTGACCCGGACCACCGAGTCCGGGTCCGGCCCGGTGCCGGACCTCTTCGCCCTGCTGGCCGTCAAACCGGGCCGAGGGTGA
- a CDS encoding tyrosine-protein phosphatase produces the protein MGRRDWELVGAPNARDLGGLPAADGRRVRAGRLIRTPALGRLTDADLPVLGKLAPACVVDLRDASEMVVAPADRLVGEPRVVHLPVLDPAHPVFTYVSALLLGHDLEAYDELAREGTPAAMAAIYRWFVTGESARAGFGTALRLAADADNLPLLFHCSAGKDRTGWLAVLLLTALDVDPAAIRADYLCHNELTVSLREVLLEAMVGRQPALDPETVRPVLEVRPEYLDAAYDEVRRVHGSFDAYLRDGLGVTDEVREALRDNLLE, from the coding sequence ATGGGCAGGCGGGACTGGGAGCTGGTGGGCGCGCCGAACGCGCGTGATCTGGGCGGGCTGCCGGCCGCCGACGGGCGCCGGGTGCGTGCCGGGAGGCTGATCCGCACCCCGGCGCTGGGCCGGCTCACCGACGCCGACCTGCCGGTGCTGGGCAAGCTCGCCCCGGCCTGCGTGGTGGACCTGCGGGACGCCTCCGAGATGGTGGTCGCCCCGGCGGACCGGCTGGTGGGGGAGCCCCGGGTGGTGCACCTGCCGGTCCTCGACCCGGCGCACCCGGTCTTCACGTACGTCTCGGCGCTGCTGCTCGGCCACGACCTGGAGGCGTACGACGAGCTGGCCCGGGAGGGCACGCCGGCGGCGATGGCGGCGATCTACCGCTGGTTCGTTACCGGGGAGTCGGCGCGGGCGGGGTTCGGCACGGCGCTGCGGCTGGCGGCGGACGCGGACAACCTGCCGCTGCTGTTCCACTGCTCGGCCGGCAAGGACCGCACCGGCTGGCTGGCGGTGCTGCTGCTCACCGCGTTGGACGTGGACCCCGCGGCGATCCGCGCCGACTACCTGTGCCACAACGAGCTGACCGTGAGCCTGCGCGAGGTGCTGCTGGAGGCGATGGTGGGGCGGCAGCCGGCGCTGGACCCGGAGACGGTGCGCCCGGTGCTGGAGGTGCGCCCGGAGTACCTCGACGCCGCCTACGACGAGGTGCGCCGGGTGCACGGCTCGTTCGACGCGTACCTGCGCGACGGGCTGGGCGTCACCGACGAGGTGCGCGAGGCGCTGCGGGACAACCTGCTGGAGTGA
- a CDS encoding serine hydrolase yields MSWDDLDARLDRVPGTVSAYVGRLGAAPTWTRRPDATHYAASTMKVAVLLALHRAAEAGELDLDAPIPVVNEFDSAQPGTPRFSCAQHYDNDDAVWARVGGSAPLRWLADRMITRSSNLATNIVLGRVGLPAVARAWALAGARHSVTGRGIEDFAARDAGITNLVTAADLAAVLGGLVTGAARPGPLASPAACAAMRDVLLAQEHREDLAAGLPEGTRIAHKNGWVRGVRHGAGVVLPDDAPPYVIAVCTTTDLADGGPTGEEIEDDACRLIADVSARVWAARHDLAG; encoded by the coding sequence ATGAGCTGGGATGATCTCGACGCGCGGCTGGACCGGGTGCCCGGCACCGTCTCGGCGTACGTGGGGCGGCTGGGCGCGGCACCGACCTGGACCCGCCGGCCCGACGCCACCCACTACGCGGCCAGCACGATGAAGGTCGCGGTGCTGCTCGCGCTGCACCGGGCCGCCGAGGCGGGCGAGCTGGACCTGGACGCGCCGATCCCGGTGGTCAACGAGTTCGACTCGGCGCAGCCCGGGACGCCCCGCTTCTCCTGCGCCCAGCACTACGACAACGACGACGCGGTGTGGGCGCGGGTGGGCGGGAGCGCCCCGCTGCGGTGGCTCGCCGACCGGATGATCACCCGGTCCAGCAACCTGGCCACGAACATCGTGCTGGGCCGGGTGGGCCTGCCGGCGGTGGCCCGCGCCTGGGCGCTGGCCGGGGCCCGGCACAGCGTCACCGGCCGGGGCATCGAGGACTTCGCCGCCCGGGACGCCGGCATCACCAACCTGGTCACCGCCGCCGACCTCGCGGCGGTGTTGGGCGGGCTGGTCACCGGGGCCGCCCGCCCGGGGCCGCTGGCCTCCCCGGCCGCCTGCGCGGCGATGAGGGACGTGCTGCTGGCCCAGGAACACCGCGAGGACCTGGCCGCCGGGCTGCCGGAGGGCACCCGGATCGCGCACAAGAACGGCTGGGTACGGGGGGTCCGGCACGGCGCCGGCGTGGTCCTGCCGGACGACGCCCCGCCGTACGTGATCGCCGTCTGCACCACCACCGACCTCGCCGACGGCGGCCCGACCGGCGAGGAGATCGAGGACGACGCCTGCCGGCTGATCGCCGACGTCTCGGCGCGGGTCTGGGCGGCCCGGCACGACCTGGCCGGCTGA
- a CDS encoding mandelate racemase/muconate lactonizing enzyme family protein, which yields MTIAAVRTHRLSAPLHTPFVTALRRTTTVDTLVVEVIDSDGRSGFGEAPQVWKVTGASVAGAEACVRDMLAPAVAGRDADDLVARCAEVRTAVTGNESAKAALDVALHDLAARRLGVPLARLLGGTTLRVPTDVTLAAGDAVELAAAAKQRRAEGFDVLKLKVGTDAATDLDRVRAVRAAVGPGMRIRLDANQGWTPREAVRVIRGIVDAGLDVELVEQPVSRWDLDGLAWVSDRVEVPILADESVFGVRDLVEVIRRRAADMVNVKLAKCGGLHTARTLLDLARAHDMGTIVGSMMESAVGIGAAASLVAAYRTTAVSDLDAAWWLAWSPVRGGIRYDGATVVLPDAPGLGISSVTEAKVQHRS from the coding sequence ATGACGATCGCCGCGGTACGCACCCACCGGCTTTCCGCGCCCCTGCACACTCCGTTCGTCACCGCGCTGCGCCGCACCACCACCGTGGACACCCTGGTGGTCGAGGTGATCGACTCCGACGGGCGGTCCGGCTTCGGCGAGGCACCCCAGGTCTGGAAGGTGACCGGCGCCTCGGTCGCCGGCGCCGAGGCCTGCGTACGCGACATGCTGGCCCCTGCGGTCGCCGGCCGGGACGCCGACGACCTGGTGGCCCGCTGCGCCGAGGTGCGCACGGCGGTGACCGGGAACGAGTCGGCCAAGGCGGCGCTCGACGTCGCGCTGCACGACCTGGCGGCCCGACGGCTCGGCGTACCCCTGGCGCGGCTGCTCGGCGGCACCACGCTGCGCGTCCCGACGGACGTCACGCTGGCCGCCGGCGACGCGGTGGAGCTGGCGGCGGCGGCCAAGCAGCGCCGCGCCGAGGGTTTCGACGTGCTCAAGCTCAAGGTCGGCACGGACGCGGCGACCGACCTGGACCGGGTCCGCGCGGTGCGGGCGGCGGTCGGCCCCGGGATGCGGATCCGGCTGGACGCCAACCAGGGCTGGACCCCGCGCGAGGCGGTGCGGGTGATCCGGGGCATCGTCGACGCCGGGCTCGACGTCGAGCTGGTCGAGCAGCCCGTGTCCCGGTGGGACCTGGACGGCCTGGCCTGGGTCAGCGACCGGGTGGAGGTGCCGATCCTGGCCGACGAGTCGGTCTTCGGCGTCCGCGACCTGGTCGAGGTGATCCGCCGTCGGGCGGCCGACATGGTCAACGTCAAGCTGGCCAAGTGCGGCGGCCTGCACACCGCCCGCACCCTGCTCGACCTGGCCCGCGCCCACGACATGGGCACCATTGTCGGTTCCATGATGGAGAGCGCGGTCGGCATCGGGGCGGCCGCCAGCCTGGTCGCCGCGTACCGCACGACGGCCGTGTCTGACCTGGACGCCGCCTGGTGGCTGGCCTGGTCGCCGGTGCGGGGCGGGATCCGGTACGACGGCGCCACCGTCGTGTTGCCGGACGCGCCCGGGCTGGGCATCTCCTCCGTCACTGAAGCAAAAGTGCAGCACCGGAGTTGA
- a CDS encoding C40 family peptidase yields MKLQPGREAVVRVAVATLWATPEAVRPVDRPALAPRTDIPAWVAGMDTDQRVGECVLSQLLLGERVLVTELRPDGWARVVAVEQPAADLDPRGYPGWLPTAHLAPEEPVTPAGEPLVVDAGVTALHGAPDGPVVVPGVVLGTRLTPAGGPVDGWRPVHAPGQPEPLWIPEADVVPLPTGRPEPGEVLAVAERLRDVVYIWGGVSSHGIDCSGLVHLAWRRFGVTLPRDADDQAEATAPVPLGEEHPGDLYFFARPGRPIHHVGIVTAEPAGDRRMLHACYRQRRVLEEQLPADRTATLVAVRRV; encoded by the coding sequence GTGAAGCTGCAACCGGGCCGCGAGGCCGTCGTCCGGGTCGCCGTCGCGACGCTCTGGGCCACCCCCGAGGCGGTACGCCCCGTCGACCGCCCCGCCCTCGCCCCCCGCACCGACATCCCGGCCTGGGTCGCCGGGATGGACACCGACCAGCGGGTCGGCGAGTGCGTGCTGAGCCAGCTGCTGCTCGGCGAGCGGGTGCTGGTCACCGAGCTGCGCCCGGACGGCTGGGCCCGCGTGGTCGCCGTCGAGCAGCCCGCGGCGGACCTCGACCCGCGCGGCTACCCCGGCTGGCTGCCCACCGCCCACCTGGCCCCCGAGGAGCCGGTCACCCCCGCCGGTGAGCCGCTGGTGGTCGACGCGGGCGTCACCGCCCTGCACGGAGCGCCGGACGGCCCGGTGGTCGTGCCCGGCGTCGTCCTCGGCACCCGACTGACCCCGGCCGGCGGCCCGGTCGACGGGTGGCGTCCGGTGCACGCCCCCGGCCAACCGGAGCCGCTGTGGATCCCCGAGGCGGACGTGGTGCCGCTGCCCACCGGCCGACCGGAGCCCGGCGAGGTGCTGGCCGTCGCCGAGCGCCTGCGCGACGTGGTCTACATCTGGGGCGGCGTCTCCAGCCACGGCATCGACTGCTCCGGCCTGGTGCACCTGGCCTGGCGCCGGTTCGGGGTGACCCTGCCCCGCGACGCCGACGACCAGGCCGAGGCCACCGCGCCGGTGCCGCTGGGCGAGGAGCACCCCGGCGACCTGTACTTCTTCGCCCGCCCCGGACGCCCGATCCACCACGTCGGCATCGTCACCGCCGAGCCCGCCGGCGACCGCCGGATGCTGCACGCCTGCTACCGGCAACGCCGGGTGCTGGAGGAGCAGCTCCCCGCCGACCGGACCGCCACCCTGGTCGCCGTCCGCCGGGTCTGA
- a CDS encoding TerC family protein: protein MNVSGLVWAGTLVVMTAVLLIDLFIVGRRPHEPSVRESSLWVGFYVALALIFGAGLWLTSGPSVAGQFYTGWLTEYSLSVDNLFVFVIIMARFGVPRQYQQKVLLIGIVLALVMRGGFIAAGAALISQFSWVFYIFGAFLIYTAVNLARQGEPDEDEFSENLLIRWSRKALPISKNYDGAKLTTHQAGRRLFTPMLIVMIAIGTTDLIFALDSIPAIFGITQEPYLVFTANVFALMGLRQLYFLLGGLLDRLIYLSYGLAVVLGFIGVKLVLEALADNTLPFINGGEHVAWAPHIPIWLSLTIILGTLAVATAASLVKSSRDRRRELADVRR from the coding sequence TTGAACGTGTCCGGATTGGTGTGGGCCGGAACCCTCGTCGTGATGACGGCGGTCCTGCTCATCGACCTCTTCATCGTCGGTCGACGGCCGCACGAACCCAGCGTCCGCGAGTCGAGCCTGTGGGTCGGCTTCTACGTGGCCCTGGCCCTGATCTTCGGCGCCGGGCTCTGGCTCACCTCCGGCCCGAGCGTGGCCGGCCAGTTCTACACCGGTTGGCTCACCGAGTACAGCCTCTCGGTGGACAACCTCTTCGTCTTCGTGATCATCATGGCCCGGTTCGGGGTGCCCCGGCAGTACCAGCAGAAGGTGCTGCTCATCGGCATCGTGCTGGCCCTGGTCATGCGGGGCGGGTTCATCGCCGCCGGCGCGGCGTTGATCTCCCAGTTCTCCTGGGTCTTCTACATCTTCGGCGCGTTCCTGATCTACACCGCGGTGAACCTCGCCCGGCAGGGCGAGCCGGACGAGGACGAGTTCAGCGAGAACCTGCTGATCCGGTGGAGCCGCAAGGCGTTGCCGATCTCCAAGAACTACGACGGCGCGAAGCTGACCACGCACCAGGCCGGGCGGCGGCTGTTCACCCCGATGCTGATCGTGATGATCGCCATCGGCACCACCGACCTGATCTTCGCGCTGGACTCGATCCCGGCGATCTTCGGCATCACCCAGGAGCCGTACCTGGTCTTCACCGCGAACGTCTTCGCGCTGATGGGGCTGCGGCAGCTCTACTTCCTCCTCGGCGGCCTGCTGGACCGGCTGATCTACCTCAGCTACGGCCTGGCGGTGGTGCTCGGCTTCATCGGCGTCAAGCTGGTGCTGGAGGCCCTGGCCGACAACACCCTGCCGTTCATCAACGGCGGTGAGCACGTCGCGTGGGCTCCGCACATCCCGATCTGGCTCTCCCTGACGATCATCCTTGGCACCCTCGCCGTGGCCACCGCCGCCAGCCTGGTCAAGTCGTCCCGGGACCGGCGCCGCGAGCTGGCCGACGTCCGGCGCTGA